The Centroberyx gerrardi isolate f3 chromosome 12, fCenGer3.hap1.cur.20231027, whole genome shotgun sequence genome has a window encoding:
- the LOC139919528 gene encoding uncharacterized protein LOC139919528: MEVMRCFVAVLMLSAQSGLTSPLGRQNDNVDDGECSMCLPGEYQSSCGDCKPCPGGTYTSGPNREPSCHYCFRDCRSGYHLEVVQNCTSTTNVRCRCEAGFRCTDTDTLTQNCKYCEKIRVTTTTVAPAVTSGRINQTQASSGHSSTSTTSCHSPNCGSPLVAPGRNATSRNNDKTSKELAAILCPVVAIGCIALVILFYVRRPGDETCFKLAIVKLCNEGGRDASSHKAKEPTHQYPRDPSSPLAAATLGQVHVHNPGTVIFSLLSQFTGQADPTARQGEKTRKAASNEEEEEEEEEEERDCPVFHPTPSPSVHLSEEERNGEVDRVFFPSQEQGKDCHMSKEEAL, encoded by the exons ATGGAAGTGATGCGGTGCTTTGTGGCTGTCCTGATGCTCTCTGCACAGTCGGGGCTCACCTCTCCCCTG GGGCGCCAGAATGACAATGTGGATGACGGAGAGTGTAGCATGTGTCTGCCAG gtgAGTACCAGTCGTCTTGTGGTGACTGTAAGCCCTGTCCCGGCGGCACCTACACATCTGGCCCGAACCGTGAACCCAGCTGCCACTACTGCTTCAGAGACTGTAGATCTG gttATCATCTGGAAGTGGTTCAGAACTGCACCAGTACAACCAACGTCAGGTGTCGCTGTGAGGCTGGTTTCAGGTGCAccgacacagacacactcacacaaaactGCAAATACTGCGAGAAGATCCGTGTGACAACCACAACCG TGGCACCGGCTGTGACCTCAGGCCGTATTAACCAGACTCAAGCTTCCTCAGGACACAGCAGCACTTCCACCACATCCTGCCACTCTCCCAA CTGTGGCTCTCCGCTAGTCGCTCCAGGAAGAAATGCAACAAGTCGCAAcaatg acaagACGAGCAAAGAGCTGGCAGCCATCTTGTGTCCAGTGGTGGCCATCGGGTGCATCGCCCTGGTGATCCTGTTCTATGTCCGTCGCCCAGGAGATGAAACATGTTTCAAGCTAG CTATTGTAAAGCTGTGTAACGAG ggagggagagatgcttCATCTCACAAGGCTAAGGAGCCAACTCACCAATACCCCAGAGACCCATCTAGTCCTCTTGCAGCAGCCACTCTGG GTCAAGTCCATGTCCACAATCCAGGGACGGTCATCTTTAGCTTGCTCAGTCAGTTTACTGGCCAAGCTGATCCGACGGCCAGACAGGGGGAGAAGACGAGAAAGGCAGCGagcaatgaagaagaagaagaagaagaagaagaagaagaaagagactgTCCTGTGTTTCACCCCACGCCCTCTCCCTCCGTTCACCtgtctgaggaggagaggaatggagaggtgGACAGAGTATTCTTCCCCTCTCAGGAGCAGGGGAAGGACTGCCACATGTCCAAAGAGGAGGCGCTATGA
- the iffo1b gene encoding non-homologous end joining factor IFFO1 → MPDLQRFSFPYHSMNPLLGANTHLQQHQQQSQAPSHPDSPSGLLSDAVFGGPDPASFLLGEQPGPGPDLPGPDFTAPSQTSPYLHHSHRQHRAVHPPPAAMALRNDLGSNISVLKTLNLRFRCFLAKVHELERRNKILEKQLQQALDANKGCQGGCCDSRAHTQETGVQTGFVGTIPLRPGSLPFHNTNNSARRPTTLFTPPLTTTPSNKAETPNSTQPNITSNPTITISQSSPCVDSPGGGSGFKTFSNSSCGPGTSTNPPPRFLPGTIWSYNHTRKFGPGVERLTSPGVSWMHPDGVGVQIDTITPEIRALYNVLAKVKRERDEYKRRWEEEYTMRVDLQQKIVDLQEDLQESEGCQDELAVRVQQLKAELVLFKGLMSNNLSELDSKIQEKAMKVDMDICRRIDITARLCDVAQQRNCEDVIQMYQVQVPNTQSSLNCRRKQTPLSINGSECDEPISTSESDGGGPKDEEHCGSSANQINEEMQRMLNHLRECEFEDDCDSLAWEETEETLLLWEDFPGCTLPPDPTHQPGEEDCLEKVINDTECLFKSREKEYQETIDQIELELATAKSDMNRHLHEYMEMCSMKRGLDVQMETCRRLITQSGDSNSGEECDQRESEKTSASPPPPPPPPPPPSSGAARS, encoded by the exons ATGCCAGATCTGCAGCGCTTTAGTTTTCCATACCATAGCATGAATCCTTTGTTGGGGGCCAACACGCATCTCCAACAGCATCAACAGCAGAGCCAAGCACCCAGCCACCCGGACTCCCCCTCAGGCCTCCTGTCCGACGCCGTTTTCGGTGGACCGGACCCGGCATCCTTTCTGCTGGGTGAGCAGCCCGGGCCGGGGCCTGATCTGCCTGGGCCTGACTTCACCGCACCCTCACAAACCTCACCGTACCTCCATCACAGCCACCGTCAGCACCGCGCTGTGCACCCGCCTCCTGCAGCGATGGCTCTCAGAAATGACCTGGGATCCAACATCAGTGTCCTCAAAACCCTCAATCTGAGGTTCCGATGCTTCCTGGCCAAGGTGCACGAATTAGAGCGAAGAAATAAGATTTTAGAGAAACAGCTGCAACAGGCGTTGGATGCCAACAAAGGTTGCCAGGGTGGATGCTGTGACAGCAGGGCGCATACCCAGGAAACAGGTGTGCAGACTGGATTCGTCGGAACAATACCACTAAGGCCCGGCTCCCTCCCGTttcacaacaccaacaactCTGCCAGGAGGCCTACAACACTGTTCACACCGCCGCTTACAACAACGCCCAGCAACAAAGCGGAAACCCCCAATTCAACACAACCAAATATCACTTCTAATCCGACCATCACCATCAGCCAGTCCAGTCCCTGCGTGGACTCCCCAGGCGGAGGCTCCGGCTTTAAAACCTTCTCCAACAGCAGCTGTGGCCCCGGGACCTCCACCAACCCTCCTCCCCGGTTCCTCCCCGGCACTATCTGGTCCTACAACCACACCCGCAAGTTCGGCCCCGGCGTGGAGCGTCTGACCAGCCCCGGTGTGTCGTGGATGCACCCGGATGGAGTTGGGGTCCAGATTGACACCATCACCCCGGAGATAAGAGCCTTGTATAATGTCCTGGCTAAAgtgaagagggaaagagacgaGTATAAACGCAG ATGGGAGGAGGAATACACTATGAGGGTGGATCTGCAACAGAAGATCGTGGACCTACAGGAG GATTTGCAGGAGAGTGAAGGCTGTCAGGATGAGCTGGCTGTCAGAGTTCAGCAGCTGAAGGCAGAGCTGGTTCTCTTCAAAGGCCTCATGAGCAAT AACTTGTCGGAGCTGGACAGTAAGATCCAGGAGAAGGCCATGAAGGTGGACATGGACATCTGCCGCAGGATCGACATCACCGCTCGCCTGTGTGACGTCGCCCAGCAGAGGAACTGTGAGGATGTCATCCAGATGTACCAGGTGCAG GTTCCGAACACCCAGTCATCCTTAAACTGTCGCCGGAAACAAACCCCTCTGTCTATCAATGGGAGTGAGTGTGACGAGCCCATCAGCACCTCTGAAAGCGACGGGGGCGGGCCTAAAGACGAGGAGCACTGCGGCTCATCGGCCAATCAGATCAATGAGGAGATGCAGAGGATGCTGAACCACCT GCGGGAATGTGAGTTCGAGGATGACTGTGACAGTCTGGCCTGGGAGGAGACTGAAGAGACGCTGCTTCTCTGGGAGGACTTCCCAGGATGCACTCTGCCTCCTGACCCCACCCACCAGCCAGGAGAG gAGGACTGTTTGGAAAAGGTGATTAATGACACAGAATGTCTTTTCAAGTCTCGGGAGAAGGAATACCAAGAGACAATTGACCAGATTGAG CTGGAGTTAGCCACAGCTAAGAGTGACATGAACCGGCACCTGCATGAGTACATGGAGATGTGCTCAATGAAGAGAGGACTGGACGTTCAGATGGAGACCTGCAGGAGGCTCATCACGCAGAGcggagacag TAACTCTGGTGAGGAGTGtgaccagagagagagcgagaagacttcagcctctccacctcctcctcctccacctcctccgcctccttccTCCGGTGCGGCCAGATCTTGA